The proteins below come from a single Salinivibrio kushneri genomic window:
- a CDS encoding methyl-accepting chemotaxis protein: protein MKLKQLTIKQKLVLAFVSAVIASTAIISYMSLSQARDIMEKRLLENELPTTLTQFRDTIDSEVNQLQSAARQLASNPVMLDIINQDITPAEENRVIKQLNVLREQYGLNDASIANRNTGQYWNQNGFLRVLTREKDSWFYNFLDSGNATMAQVFQEENGELKLFVNFQQLNGKGLAGFSRSLEDMTRFLNQFKIEQSGFVFLVNADGLVQLHRDTNLMGEQTLSDIYGGQARSLLQKGDFNLLDTSINGEEVLLASSYVPSMDWFVIADVPAEEVYAPLNETRNQILMVSVVVGLIFIVVAVWLAATITKPIQYVANVFREIGEGEGDLRQRVDINSQDEIGQLASGFNSFVEKIHRLVSDVARTGGELRSAAEQVSSQAGATQSQSEYQRDRTVQVVTAINEMGATVNEIAGNAASAASAANQASDDAASGQGVVTQARDTIARLADDMENMSKVISALAENTDSIGGILDVIRGISEQTNLLALNAAIEAARAGEQGRGFAVVADEVRSLASRTSDSTDEIQTMIDRLQQEARNAVDAMEQSRTMTAEGVNASDEASQSLNAINEQIVQISDMNTQVATATEEQSTVVNDINQNIEEINHSSQQTADTANTMAEASESLRDLSKRLDTLVGSFKL, encoded by the coding sequence ATGAAGCTAAAGCAACTCACGATTAAACAAAAACTCGTGCTGGCATTTGTCTCAGCGGTGATCGCCTCCACCGCCATCATCAGTTACATGAGCTTGAGCCAAGCACGCGACATCATGGAAAAGCGCCTGTTAGAAAATGAGCTTCCCACCACCCTCACCCAGTTTAGAGATACCATTGATAGTGAGGTCAACCAACTACAATCCGCTGCACGTCAGCTGGCTTCTAACCCTGTGATGCTAGATATCATCAACCAAGATATTACGCCCGCAGAAGAAAACCGCGTGATCAAACAGCTCAACGTATTACGTGAGCAATACGGTTTGAATGATGCCTCCATTGCCAACCGCAATACTGGGCAATATTGGAACCAAAACGGTTTTTTGCGAGTGTTAACGCGTGAAAAGGATAGTTGGTTTTACAACTTCCTCGATAGCGGCAATGCCACCATGGCCCAAGTTTTCCAAGAAGAAAATGGCGAACTCAAGCTCTTTGTCAACTTCCAACAGCTGAATGGTAAAGGATTGGCCGGTTTCTCACGCTCGCTGGAGGACATGACCCGCTTTTTGAATCAGTTTAAAATTGAACAGTCTGGTTTTGTCTTCTTGGTCAACGCTGACGGTCTCGTGCAACTGCACCGCGACACCAATCTGATGGGCGAGCAAACCTTAAGCGATATTTATGGTGGTCAAGCCCGCAGCTTGCTGCAAAAAGGTGACTTTAACCTGCTCGACACCAGCATTAATGGTGAAGAAGTGCTGCTCGCATCCAGTTATGTGCCCTCCATGGATTGGTTTGTTATTGCAGATGTCCCTGCCGAAGAGGTTTACGCACCTCTCAATGAAACGCGTAATCAAATCCTGATGGTATCGGTCGTCGTCGGTCTCATTTTTATCGTCGTTGCCGTATGGCTCGCTGCGACCATTACCAAACCGATCCAATACGTGGCCAATGTGTTCCGTGAGATTGGTGAAGGTGAAGGGGACTTGCGCCAACGTGTAGATATCAACAGCCAAGATGAGATTGGTCAACTGGCCTCTGGTTTTAATAGCTTTGTCGAGAAAATCCATCGTTTGGTCTCAGACGTTGCCCGTACCGGTGGCGAGTTACGCAGTGCGGCCGAGCAAGTGTCATCACAAGCCGGCGCCACCCAATCACAAAGCGAGTATCAGCGGGATCGTACGGTGCAAGTGGTCACCGCCATCAATGAAATGGGGGCCACCGTCAATGAGATTGCAGGCAATGCGGCCAGCGCTGCCAGTGCCGCCAACCAAGCCTCTGATGATGCGGCAAGTGGCCAAGGCGTGGTGACCCAGGCACGGGATACCATTGCTCGACTGGCTGATGACATGGAAAATATGTCGAAAGTGATCAGTGCTTTGGCTGAAAACACCGATTCGATCGGCGGCATTTTGGATGTGATTCGCGGGATCTCCGAGCAAACCAACTTACTGGCGCTGAATGCGGCGATTGAAGCGGCGCGAGCCGGCGAACAAGGACGCGGCTTTGCGGTTGTTGCCGATGAGGTACGCAGTTTGGCCAGCCGTACCTCTGATTCCACCGACGAAATCCAGACCATGATTGACCGTCTTCAGCAAGAAGCGCGCAACGCGGTGGATGCCATGGAGCAAAGCCGCACCATGACCGCTGAAGGGGTGAATGCTTCCGATGAGGCCTCACAATCGCTCAATGCAATCAACGAGCAAATTGTGCAAATCTCGGACATGAACACCCAAGTGGCTACCGCGACTGAAGAGCAGTCAACCGTGGTCAACGACATTAACCAAAATATCGAAGAGATTAACCACAGCTCGCAGCAAACCGCTGATACTGCCAATACCATGGCAGAAGCCAGTGAGTCACTGCGCGATCTTTCCAAACGTCTTGATACTTTGGTAGGGAGCTTTAAGCTCTAA
- the lpdA gene encoding dihydrolipoyl dehydrogenase: protein MSKEIKAQVVVLGAGPAGYSAAFRCADLGLETVLVERYNNLGGVCLNVGCIPSKALLHVAKVIEEAKAMAEHGVVFGEPQTDIDKIRSWKDKVIGQLTGGLGGMAKQRKVTVVNGTGRFTGANTLLVEGEENTTINFDNAIIAAGSRPIELPFIPHDDPRIWDSTDALELKEVPEKMLLMGGGIIGLEMGTVYHALGSQVDVVEMCDQVIPAADKDVIKVFTKRISKKMNLMLETKVTAVEAKEDGIYVTMEGKKAPAEPVRYDAVLVAIGRSPNGKLLDAGQAGVEVDDRGFINVDKQMRTNVPHIYAIGDIVGQPMLAHKGVHEGHVAAEVISGKKHYFDPKVIPSIAYTEPEVAWVGKTEKECKEEGINYEVATFPWAASGRAIASDCSDGMTKMIFDKDTHRVIGGAVVGTNGGELLGEIGLAIEMGCDAEDVALTVHAHPTLHESVGLAAEVFEGSITDMPNPKAKKKK, encoded by the coding sequence ATGAGTAAAGAAATCAAAGCGCAAGTCGTCGTCCTTGGCGCTGGTCCTGCTGGATACTCCGCCGCTTTCCGCTGTGCCGACCTAGGTTTGGAAACCGTATTGGTTGAACGCTACAACAACCTTGGCGGTGTGTGTCTAAACGTCGGCTGTATCCCATCTAAAGCCCTACTTCACGTTGCCAAAGTGATTGAAGAAGCCAAAGCCATGGCCGAGCACGGCGTGGTATTCGGCGAACCACAAACCGATATCGACAAGATCCGTTCTTGGAAAGATAAGGTCATTGGTCAACTGACTGGCGGCTTAGGCGGTATGGCCAAGCAGCGTAAAGTGACAGTCGTCAATGGCACAGGCCGTTTCACTGGCGCCAACACCCTGTTAGTCGAAGGGGAAGAAAACACCACCATCAATTTTGATAATGCCATCATCGCGGCCGGCTCTCGTCCTATCGAGCTGCCATTTATTCCGCATGATGACCCACGCATTTGGGACTCCACCGACGCCCTAGAGCTCAAAGAAGTACCCGAGAAAATGCTGTTAATGGGTGGCGGTATCATCGGCCTAGAAATGGGAACCGTGTACCACGCACTTGGCTCACAGGTTGATGTAGTCGAAATGTGCGATCAGGTGATCCCTGCGGCAGATAAAGACGTGATCAAAGTCTTTACTAAGCGTATCAGCAAGAAGATGAACCTCATGCTGGAAACCAAGGTGACTGCGGTAGAAGCCAAAGAAGACGGCATCTACGTCACCATGGAAGGCAAGAAAGCCCCAGCAGAGCCTGTGCGCTATGACGCTGTCTTGGTTGCTATCGGCCGTAGCCCGAATGGCAAGCTGCTTGATGCGGGCCAAGCGGGTGTTGAAGTCGACGATCGTGGCTTTATCAATGTTGATAAGCAAATGCGCACCAACGTGCCGCACATCTATGCGATTGGTGACATCGTGGGTCAGCCTATGCTGGCGCACAAAGGTGTACACGAAGGCCATGTGGCTGCAGAGGTTATCTCAGGTAAGAAGCATTACTTCGATCCAAAAGTGATCCCATCGATTGCGTACACTGAGCCAGAAGTGGCGTGGGTCGGCAAAACCGAGAAAGAGTGTAAAGAAGAAGGCATTAACTACGAAGTGGCGACCTTCCCATGGGCGGCTTCAGGTCGTGCGATTGCGTCTGACTGTTCAGACGGCATGACTAAGATGATCTTCGATAAAGACACCCACCGTGTGATCGGTGGTGCGGTTGTTGGTACTAACGGTGGTGAACTGTTAGGCGAGATTGGCCTTGCTATCGAGATGGGTTGTGATGCCGAAGATGTCGCATTGACAGTACACGCTCACCCAACCTTGCACGAATCGGTTGGTTTGGCTGCAGAAGTGTTTGAAGGCTCAATCACTGATATGCCTAACCCGAAAGCGAAGAAAAAGAAATAA